A region of the Thermogladius calderae 1633 genome:
AGGAACAAGTCCTAAAGCTCCAGAAAGAAGTCCCCCGGACACTAGGTATAGACATCGTAAACGTGCTCTCCAGCTACAGTAGAATTACCGGGTCGACCGGGCTAGTGAAGGCCGTTGAAGGGCTTAAGGAGGGGCTGGAGAACGCCGGGCTCCCAGCCAAGGTCTACAAGGTCGAGAACAACGCCAGGAGAGGCTTCATAGAGACCCCGACTGGTTGGGACCCATTAGAGGCGGAGCTGGTCATTAGAATAGGCGAAAAGGTCTTGGGCAGGTTCAACCTGCTAGAGCACCCCACTCTCCTGTCCGCTCATAGCCCCGGTGGGGAGGGGTGTGGCAGGCTAGTCGTGTGCGAGAGGGAGTGCTCGGGCGAGGTCGTGCTAACAGACCTCAACCCGTACGACGCCTATCTAAGCGTTGACGCCAAGCTCATTCTCCACTACGACAAGAATAGGTTCCACGAAGCTGTCCCCTACACGGGGTTGTTCCTAAAGGCTAGTGAGGTCAAGCAAGGTAAGGTTGTCATGAACATACCCTACCGTCTGGCTACAGACTTGATCTCGAGGCTACTAGTTAACCCTTCGCTGGAGGTAGAGGTTTGCTGGAAAGCGAGAGTCAGGTTTCACACCGCCGGGCTACCGGTCCTAGTCTCTTGTGGAGGTCGCCCAACCACGCTTATTGTAAGCCACGTATGCCACCCTAAGCCCGGCGCCCACGACAACGCTAGCGGTAGCGCGGCCAACTTCCTGGCAGCTTTCGCAAAGGGGAACTTGAGGGACCCCTCCCTGGGTGGCGTCTGCCACGTGTGGGTGCCGGAGTATACGGGAACGGTCTTTCTGAAGGATATCCTGGGAGAACTACCTGAACACGTAGTGAACCTGGACATGGTCGGCTCAAAGCAGAGTGTGACGGGCTCAGTCCTATCCGTTGTGAACCCACCCCTGTTTATGCCGGGCAGAGTCGCTTCCGCGATGTACGTCTCGGCGAGGAGCGTATTAGACGCTGTTGAGAGTTTCGAAGGCGTGCACCAGCCGTCTATCAGATACGACATATCGCCCTACAGCGCGGGGAGCGACCACGACGTGTTCATAACCTGGGGTGTCGACTCCGGGATGCTCAACGAGTGGCCGAGTAAATACTACCACACAGACATGGACACGCCAGACACCATATCTCCGTCCCAGCTGTCGAACACGGCAGTCATCGCCCTTCTCACCTCCTACGTCTTGAGCGACCCTGGACTTTCCGAGAGAGCCAACAAGGCCTACCGCGAGTACCTGGCTGGGTGGTACAGCGTTAAGTCGACCCTCACAGGGGTTGAGGCCCCGTCTCTGGGGGACCTCAATTCCGGGTATAGAAGGCCAACGGGCTTAGAGTCACCGGTGTCCATGAGGTTCATATACAAGACCCTCGGTAGAGACACTTTCTACAAGTTGAGGAAGATCAAAGGAGCCTACTCGTACTTAACGGTCTACGCCCCTGTAGCCGAGTCCATAGGGCTTAAAGACCACTTGAGCAGGTACATAAGAGAAGGGCTTGTAGAATGGAGCAAGGAGGAGGCTGAGACTCTCGCCAAGGTTTGGGAGGAGCTCAAGGCCGTAGTGGGGTGGTAACTTGCCTACGATCACTGTGCGTGTAGACGACCTCTACAGGCTTCTAGGTGTTGAATTGGATGTAAAGAGCTTGGTTCGGCTAATGACGAAGCTAAAGTGCGAGATAGAGGACTTGGCGGGCGGCAACCTAGTTTACGAAGCCAACCACGACAGGCCCGACTTGTTCAGTGCCGAGGGGCTATCCAGGGCTTTGAAGTTCATGCTCGGGTTACCCGTTAGGAGGCCCCCTGTATCTGGCTGTGGAGTAGTGGCTTACGCGGAGCCTGTCCCCGATAGGCCTTTCGTAGCTTTCGCGATTGTTAGAAACGTGGAATTGGACGACGAGGCTCTAAAGCAGATAATCCAGCTACAGGAGAAGCTCCACACCACTTACGGTAGGAACAGGAAAAGGGCCAGTATCGGTTTGTACGACCTAGACATGGTCAAGCCGCCTGTCTACTATAGGGCTGTCGACCCCGATGAGACTAGGTACCGCCCACTAGGCTACGATAAAGAGATGTCTCTGCGGGAAGTCTTGAGTCAGACAGACAAGGGAAGAGAGTACGGGCACATAATCAGTAAAATGGAGAAGTACCCCGTCATAATGGACTCCGAGGGTAGGATACTGAGCTTAGCCCCCATCCTTAACAGCGAAGACGCGAAAGTGACCACGTCCACACGGAACGTGCTGATAGACTCGACAGGGCTAGACCCGAGAGTAGTCGTTGACATGGTTACAATAATGGCTTACAGCCTGGCTGAGAGGGGGCGTGACACGGAGATCTGCCTCATGGAGACCCAGTTTAGTGACGGGAAGAGGCTCGCCGCTCCGAGAGTCGAGGGAGTAGTTCAAGAGCTCACCATAGGGCAGGTCAACGACCTGCTGGGTACAGAGATTAGCGTTAAAGAGGCAGCCAACTTCCTGGGGATGTTCGGGTACGACGTAGTCGAGGCCGCCGGAGATAAGCTAGTGGTCCGCGCGCCCCCCTACAGAATCGACGTGTTGGGCTGGGTTGACGTGGCCGAGGACATAGCGATTGGCTATGGTTACGAGAGACTAGGCGAAGAGGCTACCGGGCTACCCCCTTCACGGAGCAGCGGTAGAGAGGACGAAGTAGAACACCTGTCCGATCTCCTCAGGAGAGTCCTGGTCTCGATGGGGTTTAGCGAAGTAGCAAACTACATGATGACTAGTGCTGAGGTTGACGTTAGGCTGTACAACAGGAGAGTGGAGCCGATTGTGGTGGCAAACCCCATAAGCGAGAGGTTTACTTCGTTGAGGACGTGGCTAACAGCCGGCCTCGTGAACTTCATCGTAGAGAACAAGAACAAGTCGGCGGAGTTCAGGATCTTCGAGGTAGGCGATGTAGTTTACGTCAGAGAGGGCAGGGTGTACGAAGAGAGGAGGGTTGGAGTGGCTATCTCTTCGCCGGAGGCCACTTTAACCGACGGTCTTGCCGTCGTCAATACTCTCCTAAACGCGATCGGGCTGAGCCCGGCGTTTAGAGAGGGTGAGATAGACGGATTACTAAGGGAGAGAACCGCTGAGATCATAGTCCGCGACGACAATGTGGGGTTTGTGGGCGAGGTCCACCCAGAAGTACTGCTAAAGCTGGAGTACGACCGGCCTATCGTCACCATAGAGATCGACGTAGGAAAAATATTAAAAGTGCTCAGGGCACAGTAACTCTTGGCGAGGATGAGGCTTGGAAGGGATGACCGTAAGGGGGATGAATTGACGGGCCTTTCTGAGGGGTGGATACGTTGAGTGGTTTCATAACCGCATTGATCGTCTCCGCTCTATTCCTCCTCGCCGGGTACATAGCAGAGCTTGCCGTTAAAAAGGCCTCATCGCGAAGGAACGTAGTATAACTGGTTCTCCCAAACTACTTTCGACGCGACCTTCCTGTCGACAAGGCTCTCGGCCGCCATAACGCCGAAATCCCCGTAGACCTCGCCGACCTCGTTCACTCTAAGGGGCTTCCTCAGAATGTGGTTGTAGACCTCGACGAATGCTCTTCTGGACTTAACACGGTGGATCGCCGGGGTTCTCTGACAGACTAGTACCTCGACACCTTCACTCTCCAGCTTCTCTCTCACCATGTCCAAGAAGCGCCTCGAGACAGGTTTAATACTCTGGTCTCTAACAGGCCTGTCGATCGTCTTTAGGAAAACTCTTTTTGCCCCTATCCTCCTCGCCTGGACTATGTACTCGTCTAGGTAGCTCACTAAAACGTTCTCTGGCCCTTTCCTCGCCACTATGATCTCGAGCACGAGCTTATCGGACGACCGTGTTCTACTGAATAGTTCGTGTAGTCTTCCGTAGTACTCGCTCTTCGTCGTGTTGGTTCTGGGCTGGTAGAGGGAGTCCCACTCCATGTCGGCGACATAGAACGGGATCAACAGGGTATCCACCACCTCGAGGACTTCGTCGATCGCTCTCTGGAAGTAGCCCGGTGTTCTCGTGACAAGTTTGGCGTTTGCAGAGTCGGATATACGCCTCAGCTCTCTGAGTAAGCGTGCTAGGTCGTCGTACAGGAACGGGTCGGACGAGCCGTAGACGTAGAGCGTGTTCACCTTGACCTCCCTTTCCGTGAGGTCTCTCGCGACCCTCTCGGCTAGCTCGCTCGTAGTGTAACTCTTGAGAGCTCTCGCCTGGCGGAAAGAGTGGCACATGGCGCAGGCCATATAACACCCTCTCGAGAAACTTACGGGGTCTACTCCCAGCGAGGCTCCAAAGCACCTACTGGGGTGGGGGCCGTAAACGGGCTCTAAGATCAACCAGAGAACACCCTGCTATCCAGTAGAGCTAAGTACATACCCTGACCGTCTACCACGTTAGGCATTATCCTGTACGTGTAGTCACTAGACTTAAACCCCTTATACGCCTTCGACAAAAACTTTTCAGAGATCCTCACAGGCTCCGCTAACCCCTCGCGGAGGACCTCGTCGACTACCGCCTCACCCTCTTCAGGTAGCACGCTACAAGTAATGTAGAGAACACTCCGGCTGTTGGCAAGAGCTCTCCTCAACAGCCTAGTTTGGATTTTTGTCAGGCTCTTCAGCTTCGCCGGCGAAAACCTGACTTTGACAGTGGGGTCGGAGTAGACGGCCCCGCTCCCTGTACAGGGGGCGTCTACAATGGCCTTCTCGAAAACCCTGTAGTAGTCGACAATCGTGGAGTCGCCGTTTATGATCACAGCCCTGTCTAAGCCGCCGTACTTCGACAACACTCTGTACACGTACTTGACTCTCTTAGGCGAGTAGTCTACTGCCACGGCCGTGGAGTCTCTGTACAAGGAGAGTACCAGCTGTAGTTTGACGCCGGGGGCACTACAGGCGTCAAGGACGCTCCTCTCGTAGGGTCTACCCGCGAGAACGGAGAGTACGCTGGAGACATCCTGGGGGACCAGTATTCCCTTCTCAACGCACTCGATCGACGAGACCGGGCTGTAGACGTCACCTAAGATCTTGTAGGAGAGGTCTGTGTACTTCGACGCCTCAAACCTCAGGCCGTGCTTCACGAGACAATCCACGGCCTCCTTCACGGTGGCGGCCAGCGTGTTGACTCTCAACCACCTCTTCCGCGTGTTGAGGCTCCCCAGCACCTCCTCGAGCTCGCCTTCATCCATGAACTCCGAGAGCCGGTGGACGATGAAGGGAGTGTAGCCGTACTTGACAGCTAGACCCTCTAGCCCGCCTAGCCTGTCCGCGTACGACTCTATCTCCCTGCGGACGGCGTCGAAGTCGAACTTCCTCGATGCCAGGTAAGACGCTATACCAAAGGGTGTTTGGTTGAAACCCTCTCTACGAGCGAGCAGCCTGAGAGAGTGATAGTATATTAACGTCTCATACCCTACCCGGAAAAACCTCCTGAGAGCTGAGGGTGCCAGACGCCTCTTGCCCGCTACAACTTTAAAAGCCCTCTCGAAACTCACCCTTCTCGTCATAACTACGTGGAGAAGCTGCGCGGTCAGGAGCTTCAGTTCGTGGACGGATATCTCGTGGACACCTCTCGGTCTTCTACTCGGGGCTTGGTCTAACCACTACATCTCTCCCACTAGTAGTACCAAGGAAGTACGGTAGCGGTTTTTTGGCGATGCTTCTCAACAAGTCCAGGTCTTTCGCGAACAGCAGTCTTATGTCGTCTATCCCCATAAACCACATAGCGAGCCTGTCGACCCCGATACCCCAAGCTACCGCCCTGTACCCCCCGGCACCCAGCATCTCCATAACCTCTGGCCTGAACACGCCGCCGGGGAACACCTCGACCCAGCCCAACACGGGGTGTTTGATATACCCCTCTACGCTGGGCTCTGTGAACGGGAAGTAGCCTGGCTTAAACCAGACGTCCTTTATACCCAGAGCTGCCGCGAACTCTTTGAAGAAGTAGAGTAGATGCTTGAAGTTGACATCCTTGCCTACGATAATGCCGTCGAGTTGGTAGAACTCCATACTGTGCTTCGCGTCCAAGTTCTCCGGTCTGAATACTCTGTCTATTGTGAACGCCCTGTACTCGCCGCCACCCCTATAGTATATAGTCCTGGCCGAGACAGCAGTACACTGAGTTCTCAAGACGAGCCTAAGAGCCCTAGATGGGTCCCAGGTGTACTTCCAGCCCTCTTCGTGGACTCTCTTAACCACTTCTAGAGCTTGGGTAGGGACGTCCACCAGCGCCTTATTGAGCACGAAGAAGGTGTCGTGTATCTCCCTAGCCGGGTGGTCCTGCGGCTGGAACAGCACATCGAAGTTCCAGAATTCGGCCTCGACATGGGGGCCTCTGACCTCCTCGAAGCCCATGGAGACGAGGATTTCACGTAATTGCTTAATGAAGTCCATGAAGGGGTGGGTTGACGAGTACCTAATACTTGGAGGCGGGACGTTTAAGTCAAACTTCTTTACGACAACACCCTCTGTCGCCTTGTAGTGAGACGGTAGTACCACTGTCAAGAGCTTGCCTGGGACGACATGCCCCCTCCTGATCATCTCCGCCAAGTCTCCTCGAGCCCTGACCACGAGTATGCTCTTCCGCTTCGCGACGACCATTTTACGTCTCTTTAAAGTCTCTAAATCCTGAGCGCTAACCCCGGTACCCCTGCTTAGATTCGATAGCGCTGACCTCAAGTAGGCTGACTGCTCTCTCAGCTCTAAGCACCTAACCTCGTCTCCGAGCACCACGACGCTGTTGGGCCCGACCTTAACACAGTTACTCTTAACGAGGATTTGTAGAGCTACATTAGCGTCTTCGAGCGTCAGTTTACTGTTTTTCGCCAAACACTCAACGAACTCGCCGATCTTTGAGTTCAAGCACTTCCTAAATACTTTGAGGGCCTGCTCCTCGGGCAAGCCGTCGTTGAGGTACCTCTCCCCGTGTTCGGTCAGCTCGTGCAATACCGCTTGTTGAGAGGTCAGCTCGACCAGGTTTTTACCCGCTAGCTCGGCCAAGTCCCTCATGACGTCTTCAGGGGAGAGGCCGATCCTCGAGGACAACGTATATACGTCAACGCTCCCGAGCTCCGCAACGACCCCTAAGATTTCAAACTGTTTCTTTGTGACGACTATCCTCTCCGCCAATCCGACACCTCTGGTTTAGCACGCTGCCCGCATCACATAACAATACTAAATGGATTCCATCATATAGCTTTTAACTAGGAGCCTCGTGTACTCGTGCCTAGGTCTTAAGATCACGTCTTCGAAAGAGCCCTCCTCGACCACTCGGCCCTCCCTAAGTATGACTACTCTGTCCGCGAGGTATTGGGCAACCGCGAGGTCGTGTGTCACTAAGAGAACACCGATCTTGTACCTCTCGTATATGTCGTTGATCAAGTTCACGATCTGGGCCTGTGTGGAGACGTCGAGAGAAGAGGTCGGCTCGTCTAGTACTAGATACTTGGGCTCGCCGACGATCGCCCTTGCTATTAGGATCCTCTGTTGCATGCCGCCGCTCAGACTCCTAGGGTAGAGGTCCAGTACATCCTCGTGAAGCCCGACCAGTTTGAGAACCGATCTCACCCTCTCCTCTATTTCCTTTCGCCGCATACCTGTTTTCTCCAGCGGCTCGATGAGGCTCGTTCTAATCTTTACCCTCGGGTCTAACGACCTGTAGGGGTCTTGCGGGACATAGCCGAGTTTTCTGACGCTTCTCAACCAGGACGCCCTGTCCCGATAAATGTCTCTGCCGTCGACGACCACTCTGCCTTTGACGGGCCTCAAGAGTCCAAGTATAACCTTTAGTAATGTCGTCTTACCGCTACCGCTTTCACCTATTACAGCGACCCTCTCGCCTGATCTTAAACACAAGTTCACGTCTTTCAGTACCGGTGTAAAGCTTCTCCTTATCGAGAGAAGAGACCTGGTTACACGATAGCCCGCTACAACTCCCTCTAGCTTAATAAAGCACTCTCCTTGATCAGGGGCCTCCAACACTTGACCACCCTCCCATCGACCTCCTGAGCAGGTGGAGTCTTGACACACTCGTCTCCTCTAACAGGGCACCTTTCGTAGAAGACGCAGCCCTCCATGACTTGACCAGGCCTAGGAGGCTCGCCGGGTATAGACTCCAGCTTCTTCTTGTAGCCCAAGACGGGGACCACGCGTGTCAAGAGCTTTGTGTAAGGGTGTAGCGGGTTCTCCAGTAGCTCTTTGGCACTGGACACCTCGACTATCTCGCCCCCGTACATCACTAGGATTTTATCGCAGATCTTGCCCGCCAGCAGGACGTCGTGCGTTATCAGGACGATCGTAACCCCGTACAACTCCTTGATCTCCCTGAACAACCTCATTAACTGTAGCTTGAGGTGCGCGTCTACGCTTGAAGTAGGCTCGTCTGCCACGAGGAGTTTAGCACCTGTAACCAAGCTTAAGCCTATGGCTACTCTCTGCTGCATGCCTCCGCTGAGTTCGTGCGGGTAGTGGTCTAGAACCTCTGTCTTTAGGTTTAGAAGTCTCAGGATTTCTGCGACTTTTTTCTTTGCCGTCTCCTCTGTAAAACCGTGGGCCTTCATAACACGCCAGAACTGGTCCCACACTCTCATATAGGGGCTTAGTGAGGAGCCGGGGTTCTGGGGTATGTAGGACACTAGCCGCCCCCTTACACCCTCGTAAAACCTCAGCTCGTCCTTCACGACTAGTTTGCCGAAAAGGTACAGCAACCCCTTCGTAACGGAGTACGGTGGTAGGACGCCCGCGATAGAGTTGCCTAGGGTGGTCTTACCCGAGCCACTTTCGCCGACTAGACAGCACACTTCACCCTCTTCTACACTGAAAGAGGCGTTCCTAACCACCAACACCAGATTATCGTCCTCGTCGAGGTAGCCGATGCTTAAATTCCTCGCTTCCACGGCTAGAACCACAGCCTCCACCTCCTCCTCAACTTCGGGTCGAGCTCGTCTCTTAACGCGTCGCCTACCATGCTAAAACCCAAGGCCGTTACCATGATGAACAGGCCGGGGATGAGGCTGATCCACGGCATTTTCAGGATGTAGTAAAATCCGTTCTGGGCTATTACACCCCAGTCCGGGTAGTCCGGGGGGAGGCCGAAACCTAGGAAGTTTATCGCCGAGGCCTCTAGTAGGACGCTCCCGAAATCTGTGACGGCCTGGACCACCACTGGAGGACTGGTGTTACTCAAGACATGTCTAAAGATTATCTTGTAGCCTGGTAGACCTGAGAGCTTTGACAGCGTGACGAACTCCATCTCGCATACACTCCTAGCGTATACGTTAGCAACTCTTCCATACCACGCCCACCACGTGAGAACCATCGCCATAACGACGACGTGTAGCCCGGGACCCAAGACCATTCTAAGCGGGACCGCTATCAAAATAGCCGGTAGTGCCAAGAAGACCTCTATCACGTAGTTTAGCACGGTATCGAGTACTCCTTTGTAGTACGCCGCGAATACCCCGACCGTCATGCCGATGACGAGGCTTAGCCCTACTACGAGTACGATCTGGAGCAGAGCCGTCGAAGAGCCTAGGAGAACCCTTGATAAGAGGTCTCTGCCCTTGTCGTCGGTACCGAATAAGTGTGCTAGGCTGGGCGGTTGCCCGGCTTGTCCCGTCTGGTTGATCGGGATGAGCCCCCAGCCTTCACTCGGATAAGGGACGACGAAGGGTGAGAGAAACGCCAGAACTGTAATGGCGGAGAC
Encoded here:
- a CDS encoding RsmB/NOP family class I SAM-dependent RNA methyltransferase, whose product is MTRRVSFERAFKVVAGKRRLAPSALRRFFRVGYETLIYYHSLRLLARREGFNQTPFGIASYLASRKFDFDAVRREIESYADRLGGLEGLAVKYGYTPFIVHRLSEFMDEGELEEVLGSLNTRKRWLRVNTLAATVKEAVDCLVKHGLRFEASKYTDLSYKILGDVYSPVSSIECVEKGILVPQDVSSVLSVLAGRPYERSVLDACSAPGVKLQLVLSLYRDSTAVAVDYSPKRVKYVYRVLSKYGGLDRAVIINGDSTIVDYYRVFEKAIVDAPCTGSGAVYSDPTVKVRFSPAKLKSLTKIQTRLLRRALANSRSVLYITCSVLPEEGEAVVDEVLREGLAEPVRISEKFLSKAYKGFKSSDYTYRIMPNVVDGQGMYLALLDSRVFSG
- the pheT gene encoding phenylalanine--tRNA ligase subunit beta; this encodes MPTITVRVDDLYRLLGVELDVKSLVRLMTKLKCEIEDLAGGNLVYEANHDRPDLFSAEGLSRALKFMLGLPVRRPPVSGCGVVAYAEPVPDRPFVAFAIVRNVELDDEALKQIIQLQEKLHTTYGRNRKRASIGLYDLDMVKPPVYYRAVDPDETRYRPLGYDKEMSLREVLSQTDKGREYGHIISKMEKYPVIMDSEGRILSLAPILNSEDAKVTTSTRNVLIDSTGLDPRVVVDMVTIMAYSLAERGRDTEICLMETQFSDGKRLAAPRVEGVVQELTIGQVNDLLGTEISVKEAANFLGMFGYDVVEAAGDKLVVRAPPYRIDVLGWVDVAEDIAIGYGYERLGEEATGLPPSRSSGREDEVEHLSDLLRRVLVSMGFSEVANYMMTSAEVDVRLYNRRVEPIVVANPISERFTSLRTWLTAGLVNFIVENKNKSAEFRIFEVGDVVYVREGRVYEERRVGVAISSPEATLTDGLAVVNTLLNAIGLSPAFREGEIDGLLRERTAEIIVRDDNVGFVGEVHPEVLLKLEYDRPIVTIEIDVGKILKVLRAQ
- a CDS encoding phenylalanine--tRNA ligase subunit alpha, which gives rise to MAERIVVTKKQFEILGVVAELGSVDVYTLSSRIGLSPEDVMRDLAELAGKNLVELTSQQAVLHELTEHGERYLNDGLPEEQALKVFRKCLNSKIGEFVECLAKNSKLTLEDANVALQILVKSNCVKVGPNSVVVLGDEVRCLELREQSAYLRSALSNLSRGTGVSAQDLETLKRRKMVVAKRKSILVVRARGDLAEMIRRGHVVPGKLLTVVLPSHYKATEGVVVKKFDLNVPPPSIRYSSTHPFMDFIKQLREILVSMGFEEVRGPHVEAEFWNFDVLFQPQDHPAREIHDTFFVLNKALVDVPTQALEVVKRVHEEGWKYTWDPSRALRLVLRTQCTAVSARTIYYRGGGEYRAFTIDRVFRPENLDAKHSMEFYQLDGIIVGKDVNFKHLLYFFKEFAAALGIKDVWFKPGYFPFTEPSVEGYIKHPVLGWVEVFPGGVFRPEVMEMLGAGGYRAVAWGIGVDRLAMWFMGIDDIRLLFAKDLDLLRSIAKKPLPYFLGTTSGRDVVVRPSPE
- a CDS encoding ABC transporter ATP-binding protein, with product MEAVVLAVEARNLSIGYLDEDDNLVLVVRNASFSVEEGEVCCLVGESGSGKTTLGNSIAGVLPPYSVTKGLLYLFGKLVVKDELRFYEGVRGRLVSYIPQNPGSSLSPYMRVWDQFWRVMKAHGFTEETAKKKVAEILRLLNLKTEVLDHYPHELSGGMQQRVAIGLSLVTGAKLLVADEPTSSVDAHLKLQLMRLFREIKELYGVTIVLITHDVLLAGKICDKILVMYGGEIVEVSSAKELLENPLHPYTKLLTRVVPVLGYKKKLESIPGEPPRPGQVMEGCVFYERCPVRGDECVKTPPAQEVDGRVVKCWRPLIKESALLS
- a CDS encoding ABC transporter permease codes for the protein MIAPSQRATTLGGLSYYLARAWKRSARFRVGVVIVSAITVLAFLSPFVVPYPSEGWGLIPINQTGQAGQPPSLAHLFGTDDKGRDLLSRVLLGSSTALLQIVLVVGLSLVIGMTVGVFAAYYKGVLDTVLNYVIEVFLALPAILIAVPLRMVLGPGLHVVVMAMVLTWWAWYGRVANVYARSVCEMEFVTLSKLSGLPGYKIIFRHVLSNTSPPVVVQAVTDFGSVLLEASAINFLGFGLPPDYPDWGVIAQNGFYYILKMPWISLIPGLFIMVTALGFSMVGDALRDELDPKLRRRWRLWF
- a CDS encoding ABC transporter ATP-binding protein, whose amino-acid sequence is MEAPDQGECFIKLEGVVAGYRVTRSLLSIRRSFTPVLKDVNLCLRSGERVAVIGESGSGKTTLLKVILGLLRPVKGRVVVDGRDIYRDRASWLRSVRKLGYVPQDPYRSLDPRVKIRTSLIEPLEKTGMRRKEIEERVRSVLKLVGLHEDVLDLYPRSLSGGMQQRILIARAIVGEPKYLVLDEPTSSLDVSTQAQIVNLINDIYERYKIGVLLVTHDLAVAQYLADRVVILREGRVVEEGSFEDVILRPRHEYTRLLVKSYMMESI
- a CDS encoding M28 family peptidase; translation: MEKVSCTNLKEQVLKLQKEVPRTLGIDIVNVLSSYSRITGSTGLVKAVEGLKEGLENAGLPAKVYKVENNARRGFIETPTGWDPLEAELVIRIGEKVLGRFNLLEHPTLLSAHSPGGEGCGRLVVCERECSGEVVLTDLNPYDAYLSVDAKLILHYDKNRFHEAVPYTGLFLKASEVKQGKVVMNIPYRLATDLISRLLVNPSLEVEVCWKARVRFHTAGLPVLVSCGGRPTTLIVSHVCHPKPGAHDNASGSAANFLAAFAKGNLRDPSLGGVCHVWVPEYTGTVFLKDILGELPEHVVNLDMVGSKQSVTGSVLSVVNPPLFMPGRVASAMYVSARSVLDAVESFEGVHQPSIRYDISPYSAGSDHDVFITWGVDSGMLNEWPSKYYHTDMDTPDTISPSQLSNTAVIALLTSYVLSDPGLSERANKAYREYLAGWYSVKSTLTGVEAPSLGDLNSGYRRPTGLESPVSMRFIYKTLGRDTFYKLRKIKGAYSYLTVYAPVAESIGLKDHLSRYIREGLVEWSKEEAETLAKVWEELKAVVGW
- a CDS encoding radical SAM protein, coding for MILEPVYGPHPSRCFGASLGVDPVSFSRGCYMACAMCHSFRQARALKSYTTSELAERVARDLTEREVKVNTLYVYGSSDPFLYDDLARLLRELRRISDSANAKLVTRTPGYFQRAIDEVLEVVDTLLIPFYVADMEWDSLYQPRTNTTKSEYYGRLHELFSRTRSSDKLVLEIIVARKGPENVLVSYLDEYIVQARRIGAKRVFLKTIDRPVRDQSIKPVSRRFLDMVREKLESEGVEVLVCQRTPAIHRVKSRRAFVEVYNHILRKPLRVNEVGEVYGDFGVMAAESLVDRKVASKVVWENQLYYVPSR